agagagagagagagagagagagagagagagagagagagagagagagaatcattaagAAGTATTCATCAAGTACATATTGTCATAGCCTCGCTTtctgagagaaggaggaggaggaggaggatatgaagcaagaaaataattattcgggaaagtgtaaaaaaaaaaagagaggaggaggaggaggaggaggaggaggaggaggaggaggaggaggaggaggaggaggtcagaataataaaaaaaaaaaaagcttaaggaaggagaaaggagaaagaactgAAGGAATTGATGACTggtaagaagtgtgtgtgtgtgtgtgtgtgtgtgtgtgtgtgtgtgtgtgtgtcacatagcacaaagaatgatagaaatgaaagaaaacttaTTTCACCacaccagtatatatatatatatatatatatatatatatatatatatatatatatatatatatatatatatatatatatatatatatatatatatatatatatatatatatatatatatatatatatgtgtgtgtgtgtgtgtgtgtgtgtgtgtgtgtaccttctcACAATATTCTCACTCACGAAACTAACAGAAGAAAGACGCAAGAGAAGATACAGTCACAAATCACTGAAGTTACACCATCTTGTATGGTCTTATATAACCCGCCACAGCATTGCAACACGTAAATCCCGCTGAATCATGTTGATGGCGGCCTCTGGCAGCTCATAGAAAACAGGGAAACCGGCTCCTTCGCCCCTTGGTCCTCTCATACCCTGTCCTTGTCACCTCACTGCATCCACTGATAAGTATATAGATCTACGCTTATCTTCAAGTCCAGCCACTCATCCTGTGGTCTACGCTTATCAATACGTCAATAAGTTTTAATTAACACTGTCTGCTAGTCTGGTATTAGGATATTCAGATGACCTTCTGCGCATGAATGTGGCCGCGCTGCCCTGCCAGGCGTACCTTAAGGTAATGTCCGCTATTATTCTATGAGTGTGAGACTTTCCTCGTATTTCTGCCTTATACGGGACACTGAAGGACACAAGGAGGTGCTGTGATGTTGCAGGAACCTGGTGAGGCTTGTGTGGGGGTGCTTATAACTTGTGGTGATGACTGGCTCAGtgattgtgtggtggtggtggtgttatgccGTGGTGCGCCGTGAGGGTGGCGGGGCCTCCTGTGCCTCACCGCCGCGTGCTGCAGTGCCTCGGTGACTGTGACTGGTTGGTGAGGAGATAATTCCGTGGTTGGTACCTCTGCGTGGTGGTGTCTCGTGCTGGTGAAGGTGACAGGACAGCAGGATTATTGTTCAGTCGCAATGGATAACGAATGAGATGGCGCCGAACCGTTTTCTTCTGAATGTGATGACAGAAAGTGGACCAAGTTGAGGGAGGACTTGTGTAACTTGTGAGATGGCGATGGTTTGCCTCGTTAGTCAGTAATGAAGTGAGTGTGAGGCTGTGAGGTGCAGGCATTCTCACAGCGAGGGACACGAGCCCGCTGCCGTAAATGCAGGGCGCGGCGTCCTTCCTCAGAGACGTGTTATCACTGGTGACTCATCCCTCGCCCTCTTGCCGGGCGACCACCCCGTTGCCCTTCCTCTGCCGGCCCAGTGTAGTGCTGCCATGATTCCTCCACCCCCGGAACCCCCTGCCATGAAAAAGGGCACCCCAAAGTTCCTGGAGATGAAGGATGGCACCTCGAAGCCTTCCGGGATGAAAGAGGGCACCCCGCAGTCCCCGGGGGTGAAAGAGGGCACCCCACAATCCCCGGCAGTGAAAGAGGGCACCCCACAGTCCCCGGGGGTGAAAGAGGACATCCCACAATCCCTGGGGGTGAAAGAGGGCACCCCGCGGTCCCCGGGGGTGAAAGAGGGCACCCCGCAGTCCCCGGGGGTGAAAGAGGGCACCCCGCAGTCCCCGGGGGTGAAAGAGGGCACCCCGCAGTCCCCGGGGGTGAAAGAGGGCACCCCGCAGTCCCCGGGGGTTAAAGAGGGCACCCCGCAGTCTCCGGGGGTGAAAGTGAGCACCCCACTGTCCCCCTCTGGATACACTTTGCAAGACGTGAACTTCGGGCGGCTGTACAAGGCCGCTACGCAGACCAGCAAGCGCGTTCTGAAGGCGGTGTTCCTGGTGGTGATGCGCCGCGCGCGCGTGGCCGTGGTGGACCCATGGCCAGCCTCTGTGGCGGAGTACTGCCAGCGGGTGCTCGGCTGGGGCAATACAAAACTGCGGCAAAACTTCAACAGTGAGGAGCGCAGCCTGCTGCAGCAGCCCGTGGAGGCGGCGGACATGGACGTGTCGCTGCTCTCCAAGCTGATGCACAAGCTGTTCGAGGACCTGAGCGTGCCGGAGACGCTGTGGCGCGCCCTGAGGGACGTGAAGAACATGCGGAACCGCGTGTGTCATGAACACCTAGTGCTGGACGACCAGGAGCTGACGCAGACCCTCAGCGACTTGAAAGCGATCTACGACGTGGTGCTGGACGAGGTGGGCGAGGTGTTCGGCGTGCAGCTGGAGGACGTGAGGAGGGCGGTGTGCGCCGAGGTAGACGAGATCATGTCCTcggcggtgatggtggaggcCTCGGAGTACTTCGGGAAGGTGGAACAGTTCCGCATCGAGCTGGTGGGTCGGTTCATCTCGCAGGGGCAGCGGGAGCTGATGGACCGTTACTCCAAGCTACAGGTGCTGAACCCCTTCACGTGGCTCAGCAGCGACAGATTCCCGCAGTTGCAGGTGCGCAGGATCTTCACGCCACTGCTCATCATGGAGCAGAACAGGAAGGTGGAGGACTCCGCGCTGCTGGCCTCCGAGATGCTGGACCCCGAAACGGGCGAGGATTCCGGCACGCTGCCCGACGTGGTAGTACTGTCCGGCATCGCGGGCTGCGGCAAGACCTCCCTGTGCCGCTTCCTGTTGCACGACTGGCGCACGCACGGGGGCGCTGTGGCCTCCCTCAGGAGCGTGGACATCCTGCTGCACATCGAGGCCAAGAACGTGACCTCCTGCTCCCTCATCACCTTCCTGCAAAAGATCCTGCTGCCGGACACTTGCAGCCATTTCGAAGAGAAAGACGTCCTGCAGGTGCTGCGGCAGGTGTCCGTGCTGTACGTCATTGACGGCATGGACGAGGCCACCGCGGACGCCAAGATGCTGGTGCGCGACGTATTCTCGCAGGCCAGCGGCTCGCGCATCGTGGTCACCACGCGGCCGGAGTACACGTCTGACGTGACGCAGCTGGCGGAGCAGCACCACCTGTCCCACATGAAGCTGACGGTACACGGCTTCTCCGACGAGGGCAGGAGATCCTTCGTCTCTCGGGTGCTGACCGCCTTCGTGCCAGACGAGGCTCAGCGGCGCCCTCAGGAGATTGAGTTACTCAAGTTCCTGAGGACGTCGTGTTCGGGGCTGGCGGGCCACCTTAAGCTGCCGCTCACGCTTGCGCTGCTGGTGTGCCTCTGGCAGGACGACAGGACGCGCATCGCCAAGGTCACCTCCGCCACCAAGCTCTACTCCGAGATCTTCAGGCTGTGCACCACCAAGATGGCGACGCGGCTCCAGGGCAGCTCCGCCTCGCACCCGCTGGACCTGCAAACCTTCGTGGAGACGTGGCTGCTGGCGCTGGGGCGCGGCGCCTACCGCATGCTGGAGGAGAGCCGCCTGGTGATTGACGAAGAGACCCAGAAGGAGCTGACCGCCCTGTGCGAggcgaggggcgtggccagTCTGCAGGTGTTCTCCGCCTTCCTGCAGTGCGAGGTGCAGGCCGGCCTGCTCGGCATGAACCACCACTTTGCCTTCGTGCACAAGAGTCAGATGGAGTATTTGGCAGCCCTCTACCTCACCAACGAGGTGATCACGACGTGCCGCTCCAGCAACACCTCCGTCAGGAGCACACTGGAGGAACTCAAGATCTTCAGGAGGAGCCTCAAGAAGGAGAGCAGGCGTGACATCCACGACATCATCCTGTTCTCGGGGTGGGGCGCCAAGTGGGTCAACACGTGGCTCTTCGTGGTGGGCCACCTGTGCATGAAGAAGGCAGCAAACACCGTGCTGGAGGCCGTGCTGGAGGCCATCGTGTCCGTGCCCGCTGTGACGCACAACGAGGGCACCATGTGGCGCCTAGTGGAGGAGTCAGGCCGCCACCCGCTGGTGCGGGAGAAGGTCGGCGCCGCCATGACCAAAGACTACTTCTGGAAGCCGCGCGAGGAGGACCTGTGTGACGCCGCTCACCCGGTGGCCATGCTGATGCAGCACACGCCCTTCACGCCGCGCTCCGTGCTGCTGCGCGTGGTGGGCAGCGTGTGCGGCTCGCAGCTGCTGAAGGAGGGTGACCTCGTGCACAGCGCGACCTATGATGGCCTGACCTCCGTGCTAACCACGGTGTCCCGGCGCCCCGAGTGCCAGGTGTATCTCAAGCTGGACCGGCTGTACTACACCTGGGGCGGCGAGGAGACCGCAGACCACCTGCTCAAGCTGCTGCAGCCCAGCGGCAACTTGGTGTGCTTCATAGGCCACCTGGGGCCGTCAGGAGCCGCCGCCCTCGCCTCGAGGAAGGAGATGAGCGAGCTGAGAGTGCGCGTCACCAGCACGGAGGCACTGCAGAAGCTGGCGCGGGGCGTGTTGAGCAGGTCCAACCAGGTGCTCAGACTGACGCTGCGCCTCGACCTGCCCTGGGCCTCGCTGACTGCCCCTCTGCCGCGGGTACGCGCCGCCCTTATCGACATCATTTTCCGTGGTGTGGAGgacgccaccgccgccgccgccgccaaggTCATGGTGGAGCTGAGTCGGACCTTCTTCCAGGTGGACCTGGTGGCGTCGCGCCTCACGTCGGAGGGCGCCACCACCTTCCTGCAAGCCCTGCGTGCCGCCAAGGTGACCGTCAAGGACTGCCTGGTGGTGCGCTCCCCCCACCGCCTGCAACAGGAAGCCCGGGCTGCCCTGCAGGAGCTGACGGGCGGCGCCGCCTTCCAGTGGTGgtgctgaagtgtgtgtgtgtgtgtgtgtgtgtgtgtgtgtgtgtgtgtgtgtgtgtgtgtgtgtgtgtgtgtgtgtgtgtgtgtgtgtgttatttgtacTGTACATGCATTTTTATGACAATAcgatttagtttatttatttgcttgtttcattccattccttcatgttattttgttttcctaaaagaggcagagaacacacacacacacacacacacacacacacacacacacacacacacacacacacacacacacacacacacacacacacagagagagaaagagagagagaggctgattaCAATCTAATAACATACCTGCATGTGAatgagctcacacacacacacacacacacacacacaccggtgcTTTATGGCCCTGTAAGTTGACTGATAAAACTGTGTCGTTAGtggccctccccctcccctcccctccccctccccctcaaccccttccctctccaacACCTtgaccccctccccttccttctccctcacctccacccgTTCCACACCCCCTgtctgcctccccctcccttccctgccgtGGTTGACCGTCATTTCATCATACAGCACACTAAAGCATCAtaaatagtgatggtggtggtggtagtagtgatgctAACTAtagcgatgatggtgatgatgatgttagtaATGTATATCCAtctttactactgctgctactactactactactactactactactactactaccacttaaGGTGAATACAGACTGAAAAACAaaccctctccacctccccgccacacacacacacacacacacacacacactgttttcaCTACCAGCGAACCTGACGAAGGCAAAAGACAGTAGGAGAGAAAGTAAGTGATTTAGTAAAGGTGTGTCTTGCTATTACGGGCTTCCTAAGGTATCGGCGAAGCAATTCACAGTAAAAGGGTTTCTGAAGGCGACGTATTATTGGAAACAGATTTGACCCACAGGAATACACGGTCTCTGGGTCTCCTTATATGGGGGTTTGGGGCTTGGAAGGGGGGAATAGAcatttttttacggtttttaatgttttgtggtTTTCTGATTGGTTTCAAGGACGtttttggcgtgtgtgtgtgtgtgtgtgtgtgtgtgtgtgtgtgtgtgtgtgttaaggctAATGATATCTACGTATCCTAgcggagaaagaaacaaagaaataaaaaaaaacaatctgtcGGGAGGTGGGGGGGTGATACGAGATAAGCAGGAGGGgtgcatggggagggaagggaggcaagtAGGGGAgcgaatataaataaatacaaaggaagtgcAAACAGCAAGACATCGAGGGATGGGTATGCTTGGAGGgagtaggggagagagggagaggaaataccAGCGattagaaagggagaaagaaggaaagaaaggaaggaaataaaagaaaatagcacaaagcaaggaataaagaaaagagggaaggaaggaaggaaggaaggaaaggtaaacgAGAGGATAATGACTGtcaattgctctctctctctctctctctctctctctctccaatacccTGTCATGCCTCTCCAGTGAACGATATTAAATGGGAAACTTGGTGAACTTAAAACTTTTCCCATTCAACTTGAAATCACATTAGCAACGAGAGAAAATAGATGAGATAGGGGAGGGATTTttgagcgtctctctctctctctctctctctctctctctctctctctctctctctctctctctctctctctgttcctaaaTCAAGCGAAAACCTGCTAACTATTTCGCGCAAGGAATGATCACCCAGGAGTACCAACATAACGTAAgcttaacaaaacactaaaacaacagaaaacgcAAACAGACCCACAAATACCAATACACAAAGTAATAATACGTACTTAACTATATTTCCAGTCAATTTCAACAAAGCTACACAGCCTGAGTTAGAGTTTTTATCATAATAACGAATCGCATAAGTTGCCAGCCCTGAGTCTCCCGGTCACGTGAGGTACAAAATAGACTAATGTTGAAATCCCCATGTGGCGACGAATAAGTGGTGATTATCGTAATATTTCCCGTCCATCCGCGCGTCAGGAGGGCTGCGGGAGGCATGGTGAGTATTTGAGGGCTTGGGGGAGGTGGGGGTATAAAGCAGTGATAAGGGaacagaggatgaggagagaaaaacggAGATAAGATAGATGTTTCCTGTTCTGTTGGTCTCCATATTAGTTTCTCGCGttgcctttttctctctctctctctctctctctctctctctctctctctctctctctctctctctctctctctctctctctctctctctctctctctctctctccgatgaATGCACAAGAGTAATGTATAAGAAGATAACAGTGTTTCGGTTcaaatgcctcctcctcctcctcctcctcctcctcctcctcctcctcctcctcctcctcctcctcctcctgttttattCAATTCTgttatattatttgtatttaatCATTTAGCATCTCCATCATGTACTGTAGAAAACGGGAACAATGGGAACAGGCTAACTGGTGACGTATTAGCAACGTAACTACCGAATTGGCTGTTAAGTGGTTGTTCGAGGCAGTTAATGCTCTTATTATGCTCCTGTTACCCGAAGCGTTACATTGACAAGGTTACGTAGAGTTTTTGGTGTTGTGTGGCTGGAAAATCTTTAGGTAGGAAGTAGTTAAGGTTTAATTGGGTGAGGCTTGTTAGGTGCAGTAGTTACACGTATCCGGTAGATTTGGCTCTATTTttgtattaaccctttgactgccacctgGTACAACTCTAACTACCAATCATCGTCTTTACTCGTTCTCCAGCCACGTCCAATCTTTGAACTatgaagaaattgcaaaataaacaGTTTTCCAtcactaactttcttgtagaggCTTCCAAAGACTTCACACATTGCTTCCGCTGCTGCTAATTGTGTcttgttgcagtgaaagggttaaaattagGTTAATGGTGATAGGGGGGTAAAAAAAGATttactagaaaagaaaaataatgatttgctgggaaaaaattaattcaAAACAGACCGAAAACCGCAAGAAAAGAATAGTTTCGttcggatgagagagagagagagagagagagagagagagagagagagagagagagagagagagagagagagagaattttaccaTAGTTACACGTACACTAGTGATTGGTGCTTGTTACTGTGGCTTAGTTAAATCAACGCACAGGACTGACATGaaatttactattatttttaccattaccattatactattactatttactGTTATgctattatttactattatttttctcttggtttaaaatgaaaaaaataaaacgaaatgaTAGAGATAAAACCATGTGTTGttagtctttctttttgttcctcttcttaccattttgttgttgttgttgttgttgttgttgttgttgttgttgttgttgttggagtgACAGGCCTTGACTAAATCAGGAACAAATACATCAGATGTTAGTTTTGCGATAGAGAGGCAAGGCTGAGGTGGTGTGGGCGTGTCAGGAGAGACAGGAATGTGTGTGTAGGATGCTGGTGGATctaggcaagagagagagagagagagagagagagagagagagagagagagagagagagagagagagagagagagagagagagagagagagaagaggtttaTTGATGCTGTGAAAGAAGACACGCTTGTAATGTTGGTGACTGAGAAAGGCTGAAGGGgctgaatgatgatgatgatgatgatgatggtggtggtggtaatagtggtggtggtggttgagttcTCCCttaggtgtgtgtttgtatggtgtgtgtgtgtgtgtgtaggtgggtgagtTACGTGCAGTACATTATAATAccggaacacacacatacacacacacacacacacacacacacacacacacacacacacacacacacacacacacacacacacacacacacacacacacacacacacacacattagcgtTTACATTAATATTTGTATACATGTATGATGATTACGGATGCTTTTAATTCATGCGCTCTTTATGACCCTGTGGAATTaataactaagagagagagagagagagagagagagagagagagagagagagagagagagagagagagaaccacgtTTCCTTGCCACACAAACTCCAACAAGATATAGACAATATTTTTTACAACATTCTTGCGTCTTTAGCGATCGAAGATTTATTGGGGGCATTagtgacgggaggaggaggaggaggaggaggaggaggaggaggaggaggaggaagacgaggaagatggaggaggaagtgaggcagaaagtgtctcctctcctttgcttttgctcaatgagagagagagagagagagagagagagagagagagagagagagagagagagagagagagagagagagagagagagaggtgagggcaAACTAGTTAAAATTTCCAATACGTCACTGACAAAAAGAGAATTGtagtgttaatagtagtagtagtagtagtagtagtagtagtagtagtagcagtagtagtagtagtagtagtagtagcaagacaTTTATTACCTTAATTTATtactgattactgttctcacgTCATCCATCATAGAAAACGGGGGAAcggtaaagaggaaagaaaacgagagagagagagagagagagagagagagagagagagagagagagagagagagagagagagagagagagagagagagagagagagaagggagactgaagtaaaggagagagaatcacacaatACAAGTCTATTCATATCAACAGAAATTTAAACCCAAACAAGACTATTTAATTTAACCGAACTGCTCATTATTAACTGTGAAAATTGAGGAAAAGTAGTTGAGGTGATagtaataaaatagaaataatagtagtagtaatagtaggtcGATATTTGCTTGTCATCCATCCCAGCCTGGCTTTATCAGAGTATTGGCAGCtatgcatcagagagagagagagagagagagagagagagagagagagagagagagagagagagagagagagagagagagtttgtttctgtgtgtttgggGAAAGAGGGCCAGTGTTTGGAGGGaaaatgttattgttgttgttgttgctgctgctgctgctgctgttgttgttgttgttgttgttgttgtggttgggatgttgctgttgtagtagtagtagtagtggt
Above is a window of Scylla paramamosain isolate STU-SP2022 chromosome 46, ASM3559412v1, whole genome shotgun sequence DNA encoding:
- the LOC135094806 gene encoding uncharacterized protein LOC135094806 produces the protein MIPPPPEPPAMKKGTPKFLEMKDGTSKPSGMKEGTPQSPGVKEGTPQSPAVKEGTPQSPGVKEDIPQSLGVKEGTPRSPGVKEGTPQSPGVKEGTPQSPGVKEGTPQSPGVKEGTPQSPGVKEGTPQSPGVKVSTPLSPSGYTLQDVNFGRLYKAATQTSKRVLKAVFLVVMRRARVAVVDPWPASVAEYCQRVLGWGNTKLRQNFNSEERSLLQQPVEAADMDVSLLSKLMHKLFEDLSVPETLWRALRDVKNMRNRVCHEHLVLDDQELTQTLSDLKAIYDVVLDEVGEVFGVQLEDVRRAVCAEVDEIMSSAVMVEASEYFGKVEQFRIELVGRFISQGQRELMDRYSKLQVLNPFTWLSSDRFPQLQVRRIFTPLLIMEQNRKVEDSALLASEMLDPETGEDSGTLPDVVVLSGIAGCGKTSLCRFLLHDWRTHGGAVASLRSVDILLHIEAKNVTSCSLITFLQKILLPDTCSHFEEKDVLQVLRQVSVLYVIDGMDEATADAKMLVRDVFSQASGSRIVVTTRPEYTSDVTQLAEQHHLSHMKLTVHGFSDEGRRSFVSRVLTAFVPDEAQRRPQEIELLKFLRTSCSGLAGHLKLPLTLALLVCLWQDDRTRIAKVTSATKLYSEIFRLCTTKMATRLQGSSASHPLDLQTFVETWLLALGRGAYRMLEESRLVIDEETQKELTALCEARGVASLQVFSAFLQCEVQAGLLGMNHHFAFVHKSQMEYLAALYLTNEVITTCRSSNTSVRSTLEELKIFRRSLKKESRRDIHDIILFSGWGAKWVNTWLFVVGHLCMKKAANTVLEAVLEAIVSVPAVTHNEGTMWRLVEESGRHPLVREKVGAAMTKDYFWKPREEDLCDAAHPVAMLMQHTPFTPRSVLLRVVGSVCGSQLLKEGDLVHSATYDGLTSVLTTVSRRPECQVYLKLDRLYYTWGGEETADHLLKLLQPSGNLVCFIGHLGPSGAAALASRKEMSELRVRVTSTEALQKLARGVLSRSNQVLRLTLRLDLPWASLTAPLPRVRAALIDIIFRGVEDATAAAAAKVMVELSRTFFQVDLVASRLTSEGATTFLQALRAAKVTVKDCLVVRSPHRLQQEARAALQELTGGAAFQWWC